In a single window of the Phocoena sinus isolate mPhoSin1 chromosome 7, mPhoSin1.pri, whole genome shotgun sequence genome:
- the LOC116756588 gene encoding small glutamine-rich tetratricopeptide repeat-containing protein beta-like, whose translation MSSIKHLVYAVIRFLREQSQMDAYTSDEQESLEVAIQCLETVFKISAEDTHLAVSQPLTEMFTNSFCKNDILPLSNSVPEDVGKADQLKDEGNNHMKEENYAAAVDCYTQAIELDPNNAVYYCNRAAAQSKLGHYTDAVKDCEKAIAIDSKYSKTYGRMGLALTAMNKFEEAVTSYQKALDLDPENDSYKSNLKIAEQKLREVSSPTGTGLSFDMASLINNPAFISMAASLMQNPQVQQLMSGMMTNAIGGPAAGVGGLTDLSSLIQAGQQFAQQIQQQNPELIEQLRNHIRSRSFSSSTEEHS comes from the coding sequence atgtcatccaTCAAGCACCTAGTTTATGCGGTTATTCGTTTCTTACGGGAACAAAGTCAGATGGATGCTTATACTTCAGATGAGCAAGAGAGTTTGGAAGTTGCAATTCAGTGCTTGgagacagtttttaaaatcagCGCAGAAGATACACATCTAGCAGTTTCACAGCCTTTGACAGAAATGTTCACAAATTCCTTCTGTAAGAATGACATTCTGCCTCTCTCAAACTCAGTGCCTGAAGATGTGGGAAAAGCTGACCAATTAAAAGATGAAGGCAATAAccacatgaaagaagaaaattatgctGCTGCAGTGGATTGTTACACACAGGCGATAGAATTGGATCCAAATAATGCAGTTTATTATTGTAACAGGGCTGCTGCTCAGAGTAAATTAGGTCACTACACAGATGCAGTAAAGGATTGTGAAAAAGCAATAGCGATTGATTCAAAGTACAGCAAGACCTATGGGAGAATGGGGCTGGCCCTCACTGCCATGAATAAATTTGAAGAAGCAGTTACAAGTTATCAGAAGGCATTAGATCTTGATCCTGAAAATGATTCCTATAAGTCAAATCTGAAAATAGCAGAACAGAAGTTAAGAGAGGTATCTAGTCCTACAGGAACTGGATTGAGTTTTGACATGGCCAGCTTAATAAATAATCCAGCCTTCATTAGTATGGCAGCAAGTTTAATGCAGAATCCTCAAGTTCAACAGCTAATGTCAGGAATGATGACAAATGCTATTGGGGGACCTGCTGCTGGAGTTGGGGGCCTAACTGACCTGTCTAGCCTCATCCAAGCGGGACAACAGTTTGCTCAGCAGATACAGCAGCAGAATCCTGAACTTATAGAGCAACTTAGAAATCACATCCGGAGCAGGTCATTCAGCAGCAGTACTGAAGAACATTCCTGA